Proteins co-encoded in one Diaminobutyricimonas sp. LJ205 genomic window:
- a CDS encoding ABC transporter ATP-binding protein, translating into MTQVGQHGKQRTRIGTADAAAQRAINAEAPRIPNLFRRISELFIPHRAALAVTVVLVLVGAALSVIPPLLIQRAFDEGLFPPDGGPNIPQLTWLVALMIGLYVLSSLLGVWQTWLTASVGNKVMGSLRVRLFSHLQSMELGFFTNTKTGIIQSRLQNDVGGVASVLSNTVSSVLGNTVTVLAAFVAMLLLNWQLTLIAVVIMPILAVAQRRVGQVRARIAAKTQESLSDMTAITQETLSVSGILLSKSFNRQETETSRYADENQNQIRLQVQQQMSGQWFFAMVNIFFSAVPAIVYLVAGYLIVGGVTGITAGTIVAFTTVQARLMFPLMGLMRVALDLQTSSALFARIFEYLDLKPSISDRPDARAVASANLGRVAFDDVTFRYAPDAEPTLSEVSFTIEPGQFAAFVGPSGAGKTTISYLIPRFHEVSDGRVLFAGDDVRELAHQSLIDHIGIVSQETYLFHASIAENLRYAKPDATDAELEAAARAANIHDTIVGFPEGYETLVGERGYRLSGGEKQRVAIARVLLKDPEVLILDEATSALDTVSERVVQRALDAAARGRTTIAIAHRLSTVVAADVIFVVEAGRIVERGTHPELLAANGTYARLYATQGVAPLLAND; encoded by the coding sequence GTGACCCAGGTCGGCCAGCACGGCAAGCAACGTACCCGCATCGGAACTGCTGATGCCGCGGCGCAGCGCGCGATCAACGCTGAAGCACCGCGCATCCCGAACCTGTTCCGACGTATCTCCGAACTGTTCATTCCGCACCGAGCCGCGCTCGCGGTCACCGTTGTGCTCGTACTGGTCGGTGCGGCGCTGTCGGTGATCCCGCCGCTGCTCATCCAGCGGGCGTTCGACGAGGGGCTGTTCCCGCCTGACGGCGGTCCGAACATCCCTCAGCTGACCTGGCTGGTCGCCCTGATGATCGGCCTGTACGTGCTGTCGTCGCTGCTGGGGGTGTGGCAGACCTGGCTCACAGCGAGCGTCGGCAACAAGGTGATGGGGTCACTGCGGGTGCGGTTGTTCAGTCACCTGCAGTCGATGGAGCTGGGCTTCTTCACGAACACCAAGACCGGCATCATCCAGTCCCGGCTGCAGAACGACGTGGGCGGCGTCGCCAGCGTGCTCAGCAACACGGTCTCCAGCGTGCTCGGCAACACCGTCACTGTGCTCGCCGCGTTCGTCGCGATGCTGCTGCTGAACTGGCAACTCACCCTGATCGCCGTCGTGATCATGCCGATCCTCGCGGTGGCGCAACGCCGGGTGGGGCAGGTGCGTGCCCGGATCGCCGCCAAGACGCAGGAATCCCTGTCGGACATGACCGCGATCACCCAGGAGACGCTGAGCGTCTCGGGCATCCTGCTGAGCAAGAGCTTCAACCGGCAAGAGACCGAGACGTCTCGCTACGCCGACGAGAACCAGAACCAGATCCGGCTCCAGGTGCAGCAGCAGATGAGCGGACAGTGGTTCTTCGCGATGGTGAACATCTTCTTCTCGGCGGTACCCGCGATCGTCTACCTGGTCGCCGGCTACCTGATCGTCGGCGGGGTGACCGGCATCACCGCGGGCACCATCGTCGCCTTCACCACGGTGCAGGCGCGGCTGATGTTCCCGTTGATGGGCCTCATGCGGGTGGCCCTCGACCTGCAGACTTCGTCCGCCTTGTTCGCCCGGATCTTCGAGTACCTCGACCTTAAGCCGTCGATCTCGGACCGGCCGGATGCGCGGGCGGTGGCATCCGCGAATCTCGGCCGGGTCGCGTTCGACGACGTGACCTTCCGCTACGCGCCGGATGCCGAGCCGACCCTGTCCGAGGTGTCGTTCACCATCGAGCCCGGCCAGTTCGCGGCGTTCGTCGGCCCGAGCGGCGCCGGCAAGACGACGATCAGCTACCTCATCCCGCGCTTCCACGAAGTGTCGGACGGCCGGGTGCTCTTCGCGGGCGACGACGTCCGCGAGCTTGCCCACCAGTCGCTCATCGACCACATCGGCATCGTCAGCCAGGAGACCTACCTGTTCCACGCGTCGATCGCCGAGAACCTGCGCTACGCGAAGCCGGATGCCACCGACGCGGAACTTGAGGCGGCGGCACGGGCCGCGAACATCCACGACACGATTGTCGGCTTCCCCGAGGGATACGAAACCCTCGTCGGTGAGCGCGGGTACCGGCTGAGCGGCGGCGAGAAGCAGCGCGTCGCGATCGCCCGCGTGCTGCTCAAGGACCCCGAGGTGCTCATCCTCGACGAGGCAACCAGTGCGCTGGACACTGTGTCCGAGCGGGTGGTGCAGCGGGCGCTGGATGCCGCGGCCCGCGGCCGTACCACGATCGCCATCGCGCACCGGTTGTCGACCGTGGTGGCCGCCGATGTCATCTTCGTGGTCGAGGCCGGCCGCATCGTCGAGCGCGGCACGCACCCCGAGCTGCTCGCGGCGAACGGCACATACGCGCGGCTGTATGCCACCCAGGGTGTCGCCCCGCTGCTGGCGAACGACTGA
- the rplL gene encoding 50S ribosomal protein L7/L12, with translation MAKLTSDELIAAFKELTLIELSEFVKAFEETFEVTAAAPVAVAAAGGPAAPAEEVEEKDSFDVVLEAAGDKKIQVIKEVRALTSLGLGEAKALVDGAPSTVLEGANKEAAEKAKAQLEEAGATITLK, from the coding sequence ATGGCAAAGCTCACTTCTGACGAACTGATTGCAGCGTTCAAGGAACTGACCCTTATCGAGCTCAGCGAGTTCGTCAAGGCGTTCGAGGAGACCTTCGAGGTCACCGCCGCTGCCCCCGTCGCCGTTGCCGCCGCTGGTGGCCCGGCCGCTCCCGCCGAAGAGGTTGAAGAGAAGGACTCGTTCGACGTCGTTCTCGAGGCCGCCGGCGACAAGAAGATCCAGGTCATCAAGGAGGTGCGCGCCCTCACCAGCCTCGGCCTCGGTGAGGCGAAGGCTCTCGTTGACGGCGCCCCCTCGACCGTTCTCGAGGGTGCAAACAAGGAGGCAGCCGAGAAGGCAAAGGCTCAGCTCGAAGAGGCTGGCGCCACCATCACCCTCAAGTAA
- a CDS encoding carbohydrate ABC transporter permease translates to MTTADLIAKIVQVALALVIFAAVIGLILFLIDRAPKRGRDYWVLGLFLAPAMLLLTIGLIYPAVRTTLLSFANNAGTYIGLDNFVWAFTQPAGLISLRNTIIWVILVPLVSTIVGLGYAIFIDKSRGEKYYKALVFMPMAISFVGASIIWRFVYEYRGPGQEQIGLLNAVVTWLGGEPVRWIQESPWNTVFLIIVMIWIQTGFAMVVLSASIKGVPTEQLEAAELDGTNAWQRFRNVTLPGIRGALVVVVTTISIATLKVFDIVRTMTAGNFETSVVANEMYTQAFRAGEAGRGAALAVILFIMVLPIVVYNVRILRQQREIR, encoded by the coding sequence ATGACGACTGCAGACCTCATCGCCAAGATCGTCCAAGTCGCGCTGGCATTGGTGATCTTCGCCGCGGTTATCGGGCTGATCCTTTTCCTCATCGACAGGGCGCCAAAGCGGGGACGCGACTACTGGGTGCTTGGCTTGTTCCTCGCCCCCGCGATGCTGCTACTCACCATCGGACTGATCTACCCGGCAGTGCGCACCACGCTGCTCTCCTTCGCGAATAACGCAGGCACGTACATCGGCCTGGACAACTTCGTGTGGGCGTTCACTCAACCGGCCGGATTGATCTCGCTGCGGAACACCATCATCTGGGTCATCCTGGTTCCCCTTGTTTCGACCATCGTCGGACTGGGTTACGCCATCTTCATCGACAAGTCGCGCGGTGAGAAGTATTACAAGGCCTTGGTGTTCATGCCGATGGCGATCTCGTTCGTGGGCGCGAGCATCATCTGGCGGTTCGTCTACGAGTACCGCGGTCCCGGACAGGAGCAGATCGGGCTATTGAACGCGGTCGTCACCTGGCTGGGTGGCGAGCCGGTGCGGTGGATCCAGGAATCGCCGTGGAACACCGTGTTTTTGATCATCGTGATGATCTGGATTCAAACCGGATTCGCGATGGTCGTGCTCTCAGCCTCGATCAAGGGCGTGCCGACGGAGCAGCTGGAGGCCGCAGAACTGGATGGCACCAACGCCTGGCAACGCTTCCGGAACGTCACACTTCCCGGCATCCGCGGCGCCCTGGTCGTGGTCGTGACAACCATTTCCATTGCCACCCTGAAAGTCTTCGACATCGTCCGCACCATGACCGCCGGAAACTTCGAAACCAGCGTCGTCGCGAATGAGATGTACACGCAGGCGTTCCGCGCCGGTGAGGCCGGGCGCGGTGCCGCGCTCGCGGTGATCCTGTTCATCATGGTGCTGCCGATCGTCGTCTACAACGTGCGCATCCTGCGCCAGCAGAGGGAGATCCGATGA
- a CDS encoding M4 family metallopeptidase, with product MRCAIVPPYLLLRIARVNDPALQPAAEAARRALVHDEPFRSQRTEAGPGGGPSIVEHRVLPPNRTVSDAENTETLPGRVARSEGDPAGEDVTVNEAYEGLGLTHELFGQVFSRASIDDANMGMDATVHYGDAYDNAFWNGERMVFGDGDGQVFSRFTSALSVIGHELAHGVIQHTANLTYSGQSGALNESIADVFGALVEQHALEQDADAASWLIGEGIFTSQVEGRALRSMAEPGTAYDDDVLGRDPQPAHMDDYINTKDDNGGVHLNSGIPNRAFYLVATTLGGYAWDQAGRIWYDALTGDLPADADFARFAQATTDAAAARFGGGSAELAAVADAWLSVGVTR from the coding sequence ATGCGCTGCGCCATCGTCCCGCCGTACCTGCTGCTTCGGATCGCCCGCGTCAATGACCCCGCACTCCAACCTGCGGCGGAAGCGGCCCGGCGAGCGCTCGTGCACGACGAGCCGTTCCGATCGCAGCGCACCGAGGCCGGCCCCGGCGGTGGGCCTTCGATCGTCGAGCACCGCGTGCTGCCCCCGAACCGCACCGTAAGCGACGCCGAGAACACCGAGACCCTGCCCGGCCGGGTGGCCCGCTCCGAGGGCGATCCGGCGGGCGAAGACGTGACGGTGAACGAGGCCTATGAGGGGCTCGGCCTCACCCACGAGTTGTTCGGGCAGGTCTTCTCGCGTGCCTCCATCGACGACGCGAACATGGGCATGGACGCCACCGTGCACTACGGCGACGCGTACGACAACGCTTTCTGGAACGGCGAACGCATGGTCTTCGGCGACGGCGACGGACAGGTGTTCAGCCGATTCACGAGTGCACTGAGCGTGATCGGGCATGAGCTCGCGCATGGCGTCATCCAGCACACCGCGAACCTCACCTACTCCGGCCAATCCGGCGCACTGAACGAGTCGATCGCTGACGTCTTTGGCGCCCTCGTCGAGCAGCATGCCCTCGAGCAGGACGCGGATGCCGCGTCCTGGCTGATCGGTGAGGGCATCTTCACCAGCCAGGTCGAGGGCAGGGCACTCCGCTCGATGGCCGAGCCCGGCACCGCGTACGACGACGACGTGCTCGGCCGCGATCCGCAACCGGCTCACATGGATGACTACATCAATACCAAGGACGACAATGGCGGTGTGCACCTGAATTCAGGCATCCCGAACCGCGCCTTCTACCTGGTGGCAACCACCTTGGGTGGTTACGCCTGGGATCAGGCCGGGCGGATCTGGTACGACGCCCTCACCGGCGACCTGCCGGCGGACGCGGACTTCGCCCGGTTCGCGCAGGCGACAACGGATGCCGCGGCGGCGCGTTTCGGCGGGGGCTCGGCCGAGCTGGCCGCGGTCGCCGACGCGTGGCTCTCGGTCGGGGTGACTCGATGA
- a CDS encoding DUF3105 domain-containing protein: protein MSPRDSEKSAPVPPQVAKDLTVKQQREARRAEKVAALKKQQAKEKRNRILGISLASVAGLAIVALVITFVVTSATPERDPDDIVVEGVQTWPDLTAGHVDPTPVDYAGQFGMNPPAGGPHWGAWLNCGVYTEPQENERAVHALEHGALWITYDDAQLSDADVQTLRDQLPDSYIILSPYVGLDAPVVASGWGAQVKLDGVDDPRLADFVEKYWQSSDVPEPGARCDGAVDGPGKVA, encoded by the coding sequence GTGTCTCCTCGCGATTCCGAGAAGTCTGCGCCCGTTCCGCCCCAGGTCGCCAAGGATCTGACGGTCAAGCAGCAGCGTGAAGCCCGTCGCGCCGAGAAGGTGGCCGCGCTGAAGAAGCAGCAGGCCAAGGAGAAGCGGAACCGCATTTTGGGGATCTCGCTCGCCAGCGTGGCCGGTCTTGCGATCGTCGCCCTGGTGATCACCTTCGTTGTGACCAGCGCGACGCCGGAGCGTGACCCGGACGACATCGTGGTCGAGGGCGTGCAGACCTGGCCTGACCTGACCGCCGGCCACGTCGACCCGACACCGGTCGACTACGCGGGCCAGTTCGGCATGAACCCGCCCGCTGGCGGCCCGCACTGGGGCGCCTGGCTGAACTGCGGCGTGTACACCGAGCCGCAGGAGAATGAGCGCGCCGTGCACGCTCTTGAACACGGCGCCCTGTGGATCACCTACGACGACGCACAGCTCTCCGACGCGGATGTGCAGACCCTCCGCGACCAGCTGCCGGACAGCTACATCATCCTGTCGCCGTACGTCGGTCTTGACGCCCCGGTGGTGGCGTCAGGTTGGGGAGCCCAGGTGAAGCTGGACGGTGTCGACGACCCGCGCCTCGCCGACTTCGTCGAGAAGTACTGGCAGTCAAGCGATGTGCCCGAGCCGGGTGCGCGTTGTGATGGCGCTGTCGATGGGCCTGGCAAGGTTGCCTAA
- a CDS encoding DUF305 domain-containing protein gives MPKTRTLVLAILGVALAIAAAFAIGRFSAPVTPVPSTTSAEAGFARDMQTHHLQAVQMSIIVRENTEDEDIRLLAYDIATTQQQQAGQMAGWLNVWGLPQAASEPSMTWMTRPTLDGAAHGHGGDEASAHEPGGPMPGMATEAELDQLRSASGVDAEKLYLELMIDHHVAGVEMAEAILDRSEIRAVTSLASSMVKSQQSEIDVMTQMLAARQ, from the coding sequence TTGCCTAAGACTCGCACCCTCGTACTCGCAATTCTCGGCGTAGCCCTGGCGATCGCCGCGGCTTTCGCGATCGGTCGCTTCAGCGCTCCGGTCACGCCGGTGCCCAGCACCACGAGCGCCGAAGCCGGCTTCGCCCGTGACATGCAGACGCACCATCTGCAGGCGGTGCAGATGTCGATCATCGTGCGGGAGAACACCGAGGATGAAGACATCCGACTCCTCGCCTACGACATCGCGACGACCCAGCAGCAGCAGGCCGGGCAGATGGCGGGCTGGCTGAATGTCTGGGGACTTCCGCAGGCGGCATCCGAACCGTCGATGACGTGGATGACCCGGCCGACGCTTGACGGAGCCGCCCACGGCCACGGGGGCGATGAGGCCAGTGCCCATGAACCCGGCGGGCCGATGCCCGGCATGGCCACCGAAGCCGAACTCGACCAGTTGCGCTCAGCCTCCGGGGTCGACGCCGAGAAGCTGTACCTCGAGCTGATGATCGACCACCATGTGGCCGGTGTCGAGATGGCGGAGGCGATCCTCGACCGTTCCGAGATCAGGGCCGTCACCTCACTCGCGTCGAGCATGGTGAAGTCGCAGCAGAGCGAGATCGACGTCATGACGCAGATGCTGGCCGCCCGCCAGTAA
- a CDS encoding ABC transporter substrate-binding protein — translation MRSTLRRRVIVPIAAAGAIGLVLAGCTGDQAAEGPADCGDYEDYGTFDGEEVSIYGTIVEVEQERLEESWADFASCTGIDIVYQGTQEFEAQVRVLVEGDNAPDLGIFPQPGLFATFAENLVAPPADVEANVDQYWSEDWKGFGTVDGTFLGAPLMASVKGLIWYSPSVWEENGWEIPETLDELTALSADIASEGTMKPWCAGFSSGEATGWPGTDWVEDMVLRLHGPDVYDQWVSHEIPFNDPRIVEAFDAVGDILKNPDYVNGGYGDVRSIVDITFNEGGWPVLDGECAMHHQASFYEGLWPEGTEVAEDGDVWAFITPGVEAGASDVTGGGEIVGAFTDSDAVKAVQTFMSTPEWANIRVEIGGTVSANNGVDPENASSPLLTAVIETLQDPETTFRFDASDLMPGAVGSDSFWKGIVAWIGGQDTQSTVDTIEASWPATP, via the coding sequence ATGAGATCCACCTTGCGCCGACGTGTCATAGTGCCGATCGCAGCAGCAGGCGCCATCGGCCTCGTCCTGGCCGGCTGTACCGGCGACCAGGCTGCAGAGGGTCCCGCTGACTGCGGGGACTACGAGGACTACGGCACGTTTGACGGCGAAGAAGTCAGCATCTACGGCACCATCGTGGAGGTTGAACAAGAACGCCTCGAAGAGTCGTGGGCAGACTTCGCATCCTGCACCGGCATCGACATCGTCTACCAGGGCACTCAGGAATTTGAGGCGCAGGTGCGCGTGCTGGTCGAGGGTGACAACGCCCCCGACCTTGGCATCTTCCCGCAGCCTGGCCTGTTCGCGACCTTTGCAGAGAACCTCGTAGCCCCGCCAGCAGATGTCGAGGCGAACGTCGACCAGTACTGGTCTGAAGACTGGAAAGGCTTCGGTACCGTGGACGGCACGTTCCTCGGCGCTCCGCTGATGGCGAGCGTCAAGGGACTCATCTGGTACTCCCCAAGCGTGTGGGAAGAGAACGGGTGGGAGATTCCCGAGACCCTCGACGAGCTCACTGCACTGTCGGCCGACATTGCCTCCGAGGGTACGATGAAGCCTTGGTGCGCGGGATTCAGTTCGGGTGAGGCAACCGGCTGGCCGGGCACGGACTGGGTCGAGGACATGGTCCTGCGGCTGCACGGTCCGGACGTCTACGACCAGTGGGTCTCCCACGAGATCCCGTTCAACGACCCGCGGATCGTTGAGGCGTTCGACGCCGTCGGCGACATCCTGAAGAACCCCGACTACGTCAACGGTGGCTACGGAGATGTCCGTTCCATCGTCGACATCACCTTCAACGAAGGCGGATGGCCGGTGCTCGATGGCGAATGCGCCATGCACCACCAGGCTTCCTTCTACGAAGGCCTTTGGCCGGAGGGAACCGAGGTAGCAGAGGACGGCGACGTCTGGGCGTTCATCACGCCGGGTGTTGAGGCCGGAGCATCCGACGTCACCGGCGGTGGCGAGATCGTCGGTGCGTTCACCGATTCTGATGCTGTGAAGGCGGTACAGACGTTCATGTCCACTCCTGAGTGGGCCAACATCCGAGTGGAGATCGGCGGCACTGTGAGCGCTAACAACGGCGTTGACCCGGAGAACGCGTCCAGTCCGCTATTGACCGCCGTCATCGAGACGCTGCAAGACCCGGAGACAACCTTCCGGTTTGACGCGTCCGACCTGATGCCCGGAGCGGTCGGTTCCGACTCGTTCTGGAAGGGCATTGTCGCCTGGATCGGTGGTCAGGACACGCAGAGCACGGTGGACACCATCGAGGCCAGCTGGCCGGCAACTCCCTAG
- the rplJ gene encoding 50S ribosomal protein L10, with the protein MANKEASVAELTEKFQSSTAVLLTEYRGLTVAQLKQLRKSISADATYAVVKNTLTKIAANNAGITAFDDELAGPSAIAFVHGDPVAVAKSMRDFAKANPLLVVKGGYFDGNPLTAAEVSKLADLESREVLLAKLAGAFKASLFGAAYLFNAPLSKAVRTVDALREKQDSAS; encoded by the coding sequence ATGGCGAACAAGGAAGCCTCGGTTGCCGAGCTCACGGAGAAATTCCAGAGCTCGACCGCCGTTCTGCTGACCGAGTACCGCGGTCTCACTGTTGCTCAGCTGAAGCAGCTGCGTAAGAGCATCAGTGCGGACGCCACCTACGCCGTGGTGAAGAACACGCTGACCAAGATCGCGGCGAACAACGCCGGGATTACCGCCTTCGACGACGAGCTTGCTGGCCCGTCGGCGATCGCGTTCGTACACGGTGACCCTGTCGCCGTCGCGAAGAGCATGCGTGACTTTGCCAAGGCAAACCCCCTGCTGGTCGTCAAGGGTGGTTACTTCGACGGTAACCCGCTGACCGCTGCAGAGGTTTCGAAGCTCGCCGATCTCGAAAGCCGGGAGGTGCTGCTGGCCAAGCTGGCCGGTGCCTTCAAGGCCTCGCTGTTCGGTGCCGCATATCTCTTCAACGCACCGCTGTCGAAGGCCGTTCGCACGGTCGACGCGCTGCGCGAGAAGCAGGACTCCGCAAGCTAA
- a CDS encoding response regulator transcription factor, which produces MSTDLPKLTRMDGTPIRALVVDDETTLVDLLQMALRYEGWDVKAASDGQDALKIAREFRPDVCVLDIMMPGIDGLEVLRRMRADGNDVPVLFLTAKDAVEDRVAGLTAGGDDYVTKPFSLEELVARLRGLLRRSTTVLGDTVDPEVRVGDLVLNEDSYEVYRGETPIELTATEFELLRYLMRNPRRVLSKSQILDRVWSYEFNGRASIVEIYVSYLRRKIDSLGAPMIHTVRGVGYMIKPAT; this is translated from the coding sequence ATGAGCACGGACCTGCCGAAACTGACCCGCATGGATGGCACCCCCATCCGCGCCCTCGTCGTCGACGATGAGACCACCCTTGTCGACCTGTTGCAGATGGCTCTTCGGTACGAGGGCTGGGACGTCAAGGCGGCATCCGACGGTCAGGACGCCCTGAAGATCGCGCGCGAGTTCCGGCCGGATGTCTGTGTGCTCGACATCATGATGCCGGGGATCGACGGGCTCGAGGTGCTGCGCCGGATGCGCGCCGATGGCAACGACGTGCCCGTGCTGTTCCTCACCGCGAAGGATGCCGTCGAAGACCGGGTGGCCGGCCTCACCGCTGGCGGGGACGACTACGTCACCAAACCATTCAGCCTGGAAGAGCTCGTCGCCCGGCTGCGTGGCCTGCTCCGGCGCAGCACGACCGTGCTCGGCGACACCGTCGACCCGGAGGTGCGCGTCGGCGACCTCGTGCTCAACGAGGACAGCTATGAGGTGTACCGCGGTGAGACCCCGATCGAGCTGACGGCGACCGAGTTCGAACTGCTGCGGTACCTGATGCGCAACCCGCGCCGGGTGCTGAGCAAGAGCCAGATCCTCGACCGGGTCTGGAGCTACGAGTTCAACGGCCGCGCCTCGATCGTCGAGATCTACGTCTCGTATCTGCGCAGGAAGATCGACTCCCTCGGCGCCCCGATGATTCACACCGTGCGCGGGGTCGGCTACATGATCAAGCCGGCGACATGA
- a CDS encoding carbohydrate ABC transporter permease, producing MTTSTPAVPVTPAEKVTAVPEARTRRVKRRLTSRTATVVALIIAVLWTIPTFGLFVSSFRSEENIKTNGWWTIFENPGFTLDNYQEVLFASSGSAPQLGQYFVNSLAITIPATIFPLVLATMAAYAFAWMKFRGNGVLFVLIFALQIVPLQMALIPLLQMFSAFLLPAQRALHDAVEIIPDTTYAPLWIAHTIFALPLAIFLLHNFISEIPGELIEAARVDGATHGQIFFRIVIPLAMPAIASVAIFQFLWVWNDLLVALIFSGGTADVAPLMQRLAELTGSRGQEWQRLTAAAFVSLVIPLIVFFSLQRYFVRGLLAGSTKG from the coding sequence ATGACCACCTCGACCCCGGCCGTCCCGGTCACGCCCGCCGAGAAAGTCACGGCAGTCCCCGAAGCCCGCACCCGTCGCGTCAAGCGCAGGCTCACTTCCCGCACCGCCACGGTGGTGGCTCTGATCATCGCGGTGCTCTGGACCATTCCCACCTTCGGGTTGTTCGTGTCTTCCTTCCGCAGTGAAGAGAACATCAAGACCAATGGCTGGTGGACGATCTTCGAGAACCCCGGGTTCACCCTCGACAACTACCAGGAGGTACTGTTCGCGTCGTCTGGCTCAGCGCCGCAACTGGGACAGTACTTCGTCAACTCGCTCGCGATCACGATTCCGGCGACCATCTTCCCGCTGGTGCTCGCCACGATGGCCGCCTACGCGTTCGCGTGGATGAAGTTCCGGGGCAACGGCGTACTGTTCGTGCTGATCTTCGCGCTGCAGATCGTTCCGCTGCAGATGGCGCTGATTCCGCTGCTGCAGATGTTCTCGGCGTTCCTGCTGCCCGCCCAGCGAGCGCTGCACGACGCCGTGGAGATCATCCCCGACACCACGTATGCGCCGCTGTGGATCGCCCACACGATCTTCGCCCTGCCGCTCGCGATCTTCCTGCTGCACAACTTCATCTCGGAGATCCCAGGCGAACTGATCGAGGCCGCGAGGGTGGACGGCGCGACCCACGGCCAGATCTTCTTCCGGATCGTCATCCCGCTCGCGATGCCGGCGATCGCGTCGGTCGCGATCTTCCAGTTCCTCTGGGTGTGGAACGACCTGCTGGTCGCGCTGATCTTCTCGGGCGGAACGGCGGATGTCGCGCCGCTCATGCAGCGGTTGGCGGAGCTCACCGGCAGCCGGGGCCAGGAATGGCAGCGTCTCACCGCGGCGGCGTTCGTGTCGCTGGTGATCCCGCTGATCGTGTTCTTCAGCCTGCAGCGCTACTTCGTCCGCGGTCTGCTGGCAGGGTCGACGAAGGGATAA
- a CDS encoding HAMP domain-containing sensor histidine kinase: protein MSRAPWSLRQRLVVGIVALLAVISVIVGAISVLSLRGFLLSQLDDQVALATARSQAALGFRPEGSPPPGIGEAQASRTLGLLVVGDAIIRPQYLDDEAQLRTLTESQQNALLALEVSERPMSVDLGSLGTYRVVHVDLTDEISLLVGLPQYTVDEAVTQLLLTIAGVTAAGLVAAAVAGTFVVRVALRPLGRIVGTARRVAELPLDKGEVAIAERVPDGDTDPRTEVGQVGAAFNHMLDHVQSALTARQASESKVRQFVADASHELRTPLASIRGYSELTRRSPHDLPADTRHALSRIESESVRMSALVDELLLLARLDSGVELRRDDVDLSTLLIDAVADAHAAGSDHEWELDLPETPITVTGDHGRLHQAVVNLLTNARVHTPAGTLVSVAAATADGHAVISVADNGPGIDPELLPTLFERFVRGDSSRSRAAGSTGLGLAIVRAVIERHGGTVGVTSSPSGTRFELHLPLAASPASAGATEPGQSR, encoded by the coding sequence ATGAGTCGCGCGCCGTGGTCGCTGCGTCAGCGGCTGGTCGTCGGGATCGTCGCCCTGCTCGCGGTGATCAGCGTCATCGTCGGCGCCATCAGCGTGCTCTCGCTGCGCGGCTTCCTGCTCAGCCAGCTCGATGACCAGGTGGCACTCGCCACGGCGCGCAGCCAGGCCGCCCTGGGATTCCGGCCGGAAGGGTCGCCGCCGCCCGGCATCGGTGAGGCGCAGGCCAGCCGCACGCTCGGCCTGCTCGTCGTCGGCGACGCGATCATTCGCCCGCAGTACCTGGACGACGAGGCGCAACTGCGCACCCTCACCGAATCGCAGCAGAATGCGCTGCTGGCGCTCGAGGTGAGTGAGCGCCCGATGAGCGTGGACCTCGGGTCGCTCGGCACCTACCGGGTCGTGCATGTGGACTTGACTGACGAGATCTCCTTGCTCGTCGGCCTGCCGCAGTACACGGTTGACGAGGCCGTCACCCAGCTGCTGCTCACCATCGCCGGGGTCACCGCCGCCGGCCTCGTGGCGGCCGCGGTGGCGGGCACGTTCGTGGTGCGTGTCGCGCTGCGCCCGCTTGGCCGCATTGTCGGCACCGCGCGGCGGGTCGCGGAACTGCCGCTCGACAAAGGCGAGGTCGCGATCGCCGAGCGGGTGCCGGATGGCGACACCGACCCGCGCACCGAGGTCGGCCAGGTCGGGGCGGCGTTCAACCACATGCTGGATCACGTGCAGTCGGCGCTCACCGCCCGCCAGGCCAGTGAGAGCAAGGTTCGCCAGTTCGTCGCCGACGCCAGCCATGAGCTGCGCACCCCGCTCGCCTCGATCCGCGGTTACTCGGAGCTGACCCGGCGCAGTCCGCACGATCTGCCGGCGGACACTCGGCACGCGCTCAGCCGGATCGAATCGGAATCGGTGCGGATGTCGGCGCTCGTCGATGAGTTGCTGTTGCTCGCCCGCCTCGATTCGGGAGTGGAATTGCGCCGTGACGACGTCGACCTGAGCACGCTGCTCATCGACGCGGTCGCCGACGCCCACGCTGCCGGATCCGACCACGAGTGGGAGCTGGACCTTCCGGAAACCCCGATCACGGTCACCGGTGACCACGGCCGGCTGCACCAGGCGGTCGTCAACCTGCTGACCAACGCCCGGGTGCACACCCCGGCGGGAACGCTGGTCTCGGTGGCGGCCGCGACCGCGGACGGGCACGCCGTCATCTCGGTGGCTGACAACGGCCCGGGAATCGACCCCGAACTGCTGCCGACCCTGTTCGAACGTTTCGTGCGCGGCGACTCCTCGCGTTCGCGCGCGGCAGGCTCGACCGGACTGGGTCTCGCCATCGTCCGGGCGGTCATCGAACGCCACGGGGGGACCGTGGGTGTCACCAGCTCGCCATCCGGAACCCGCTTCGAACTGCACCTGCCCCTGGCAGCGTCACCGGCCTCCGCTGGCGCGACCGAACCGGGGCAATCTCGGTGA